The Malus domestica chromosome 10, GDT2T_hap1 nucleotide sequence AACATACATACGAAATTCCATCAATGTGATTGCTGTTATAACTCAATCAAGATACAACGTAGAGGGAGGCAGATTGTCCGCCCTCCCTTTCCCATGCTCTTTCCATCCCCTTCTATTTGTGCGGTCatggttaagctacgtcaaccttttatattaattttttaataaagataataaaacaaaaagcaataggaatataaaatgttaatgtgacttaaccgtgaccgcataaataggaggggatgggaaGAATATGAGAAAAAAAGGACAAACAATCTGCCTCCGACGTAAAGTGCACCTATAACTCAATTGAATTTCTTATAGGAAGGATTCGAAGGATAACCTGTACCTCTGGCGCAAACTATCAAGAAATAATTTCGTCGAAATTCACATTAGTAGGAATGCTGATAAGTGTGGTTGGAGACAGAAGAGAGATGTTGTTGCAGACCGAGGTATGGTGGGTATTTTGAACAGAGACCTTGCAGACAGAAGGCTCTGATTCAATATGCTTAACAGCCTGCTGCATATGTGCAATGGAGCACCGCAAATTTCTATGCATTGTGGTCGTTAGGACAAATATTAGGTTCCTCGATCTCAATTGCCAACTGCTTAGcttcttttagtttatttaaGCAACCAGCATCAACATCTTAGTTTTATCCTTGCTACtccaatataaaatgttaaaatatattttagttttataagTAATTATATGCTTCATAGCAAAATTTAGCTTCAGCTCATGCCAAATTGCATTCAACGTGTTTGCATATTTTCAGTAGTtcagtaaattgtagcaatggtccctcaactcatcaaaacgtgtagctatagttcctcaactaaaaattcattactattagtccttcaactttaatccaactagAGAAATTGTCCACAACTTGAAcccaactttaacctaattgtagcAATAATCCTTCCaatacgttttgatgagttgagggacccttaTTGTAGCAATGGTCGTTCCAACAAAATTCTATCGAAGTTGAAAAAAATAACTATAAAATCAATgataattgatttttagttaaggTACAATTGCtccaattttgattaaaattgagagacaattgctacaatttactcttcaTTTTAAACCCAAGGTTTGGTAGGTAGTTATAAATTtattgagtaaattgtagcaatggtcccttaattttaactcaattggagcaatggtccctcaactaaaaatccattaccattggtctctcaattcatcaaaacgtgcagttatggttcctcaactaaaaatctattaccattggtcccttaactttaattcaacgagagaaatggtcccttaactttaatccaattgtagcaatgatccttccaacataactcgttttgacaaaaaatttgacgtagttgacgaaaatgaccataattacacactttgatgagttgaggaaccctaattatataaatggttattccaacataacttattttgacaaaattttgacgaaattgatgaaaatgactatagctatacattttgataagttgagggaccaatagtaataaatttttagttaagagaccattgctccaatttaattaaaattgaggCACCATTGCTACTCTTGATGCAGGCTTGCAATGCATTTCGCGATCTTCAAGAATCAAACATTCTGCAACCGTATATGAGGGATGTTATAGCAGAAATATCTAAAGCATGTGAAGCTTTTCAAGCGAAGGAATCAGCTCCTTCCATTGATGGTACATTAGCTTTCTCTTAACCTGCAATGTGCTGATTTCTTGTAGTGTTCTGAAGGTTGGACTAATTTTTGTAACGGTAACTGCAGCTCGAGCACTGAGTCGGTAAATACAAAGATTTACATCCTAAGGCTCTGCTCATGACTGTTGTCAATTATAGTTTGAAAACCCACAGCAGAATGCGGACAGTTTTTCCGGTAACACCTAAATGAACTTATCAACGAACCAGAAGGCAAAGAATTGCATTCCATGAATGCTTCCAGCATGATTATAAGGCTAGCTAGTCTTTCCTGTATGCCAACTCGTTCAAAACATCGGCAAGATCTGTCTCACCCTGAACACTCTGAACCCACTTGGCGTTAATCTGCACACGCTCAATGCTCTGCTTCAAGGTTCTGGTTATCGAGGGGGTGGGATGAACCTTAAAGAACTCATCTACTTCCTTAACCTTTTCAAATGAAGCCAACTGCAGAGGAAGGTAACGACGAATGGACATGAAGGTATAAGAAAAGAAGGAATGGAAAGGTATTATGTAGCTTGTGTAATCACAGATtaaaattacacaaaaaaagaaaaaaggtctGAAAGGCCAGAACGAACCGGTGAAACAACTGCACTGACAAAGCTAGCAATTACAAATCCAGAACCCCAGGTCTTGGAGATGTGCTCCCAGTTATCCTGTATTTTGGATATCATCCAAAGGGCAAAATGAATCATATTAACAAAAGTAGGGAAAGAATAGAAATACATTTCATAATATGCTCTTCAGAAATTAGTGCTTCAGAATTACCTTCAGCCACGTCAAAGCTGTTTCCCGTCCTTCACTACTAACAGAAGATAGCCCACGGGCAGCATCCTGAAGGCGGACCTATAAATATAGATGCCGATTGCTTGAAATTTCCTTGAGATGCTCTAATAATTATGTACTTATAATTACAAAATTTCAACCAGCAAATATAAGACATAAGTTAAATCGGATACCTCAGAAGACAATAAAAGGTTGAGAACTTCCAGTACTATGCTCGGATCTGGACAAGATGCTAATGATTCTACAGGCACAAAGAGATATCTTATTCCCATGACATAACAAATTAACAATCTCAGATGTTAGATCAGCATCCTTAATTGTACAAATGCATTAGTAGTTACTTATAATGCGGTTTTTCTCCTCGCTTAGATCAGCCTCTCTGTAAACTCTAAGAAGAGATTCGTAGCCCCATCTGTTAGACATGCTTACTCTTTGCATTACCGCCACATACACTGCCTGAAACAATAGTTAATCATGAACATCAAGAGGAAAGTTAAAAGCTTGAATATAGTGTTTAATTAATGGTTTACATCCAAAACAACCTTTCTTATGTCGGGAGGAAGGACTGGCGTATTTCGGTTATCTAAGAATTCACGAAAACGCCTACTTGCTTCATTAATTGTTGGGTCATGTCCAAACACAGCAAGGGCAGTTAAAATTTCTCCTCTTAGCATTGAATCTAAATGGCTCTCACCAGGTTTAGGCTCCCAACCAAGCTTTCTGTAGATAAATTCAACATAAATATAAACtgttaacaaaataaataaaaagaaagaaaaaaaggaagcaaATTTAGTGGACAGTTTGGTACTTGCGTAGTTAAAAAAAGATAAATTCAACATAAATATAAACTgttaacaaaataaatagaaagaaagaaaaaaaggaagcaaATTTAGTGGACAGTTTGGTACTTGcgtagttaaaaaaaaaagaacaagctTACTCTGCAGAGTACTGGAAAAGGCTAATAAACGATTGTTTTATGAGATTCAGTAGCTCGGGTACAGCATCAGCTGCAATTCTTGCCAGCTTATAACATATCTGAGAAGTGAAGATCAGAGTCAGACTCAAACCATATACACAATAACCTAAACACAGAGCATAGGTGATCATTACGGcaatcaaatttgacagcactGTATAGTCAAGTTCCTCTCTGTAAGCATCCAACAACGTAAGCAATGAAGCAAAAGACTGCTGGCGAGCCATAGAAAGGGCAAATGAATCATCCAAGATTCCTGTTGAATGAAACAAAATGATATAAACTAAATACTTCCATTTTTCACTATCATAGAGATGCaagtttgtgtgtttgtgtgtgtgtgcataaaAAGATGATTACCGTATCTGTCAGTTGCAGACAAGTCTTTCTTTTCTATAACATTTCTAAGTGCAGGTAAAAGTTCATCTGAATATATCACCCTGTAAAAACCAGTCTGATCCAAGTTGACTTTGATCCAACTGCATAAGGCATTGTTTTTATTGTTTGCACTTCTACATCCCTTCTCCGCTAGGGAGCAGCCCAGAAATTCTTTTATGTCGAGACTTTCAGACTTGTTTCGTAGTAGGAATCTCTTGTGCACATCATATGAGCCACAGCATAATGTTATTGGCACAATCCATTGCCCATCACCTTGGGAACCACTCGAGTAGAATTGTGTCTGCCGTTTATTAATTTACTTATTAGAATTTTCCATGTACCACAAAATAAGGCATAACATGCATCTAAGCTCCGAGAtgtaatttcaaattttgacaatcaaacaaaattttcaagGAGGCAACATAAGGAAACCTGGTCAAATTGCAATTTCTGATCTTTCACTTTGACAGAAATAACAGGGTAACCCATTTGCTGAGTCCATGAATTCATTAGCTTGTTCACAGGTTCACCAGATATCTCCTCAAGGGCAGCCCATAAATCTTCTGTGAAAGTATTTGAGGAAGCATGCTTTCTTATGTATGAAGCAAGTGACTTCTGGATGCATTAAAAAATAACATGCAATTAACCAAAGTTCAAAAGTTCAATTGAAGAATACAAGACACATCAAATACCTTTCTCGtattgtatgaaaaaaaaaattatcaaagaaCCTACCTGGAAGCATTCCGCACCAAGATAGCTTTGTAGCATCCGAATAATAGAAGCTCCTTTTCTATAACTTATTGCATCAAATATTTCATCAACCTCAGCAGCATGATTGATCTCTACCTGGCCAAAAGACCCAAGattaaaacataatataccAGTTACCTGAACACATGTATGCTTATACCCTTCATTAAATAGTGTGCTGAAAGTATAGTGATGAATACTACTATTTAAAGCCTGTCATGCACGAAAGACATACGTAAAAGTACCTCGATGGGGTGAGATTCTTCAAGCCCATCCAGCTTAAGACCCCTAGCACTTTCATCAACAAACTGAGTCCATACTTTCCACTCTGGGAACAAGCTATCAGTAGCTAAATAGCTCACCTAATGACGTTTAAAATACTTAATTAAAGTCCAAAGCATGTAAAATAACAAGTACAACAAATGAAGTTAAGTGATACCCATGTTGCAAATCCCTCGTTCAGCCATAAGTGTGTCCACCATTCCATTGTTACAAGATTGCCAAACCACTGGTGCGCCAATTCATGTGTCACAGCAGTTGAAACctttcaaaagcaaaaaagaaatgtatattcatatatacatttcatttgggttttaaataaataaatagggtAGTGCTATCAACAggcccatttttacttctcacacacccctttcaACTTTCGGCcttcggatcgaatgaattg carries:
- the LOC103454499 gene encoding aminopeptidase M1-like isoform X2, whose product is MEQFKGQPRLPKFAVPKRYSIRLKPDLIACKFAGSVSIDLDIVSDTRFIALNAAELSVDAASVSFTHSSKIFKPSKVEIFDEDGVLVLEFGETLPIGLGVLAIGFEGILNDKMKGFFRSTYEHNSEKKNMAVTQFQPVDARRCFPCWDEPAWKATFKIILDDVPSELVALSNMPVGEEKVDGHMKTVTYQESPIMSTYLVAIVVGLFDYIEDHTSDGVIVRVYCPVGKADQGKFALDLAVRTLEFYKDYFSVPYSLPKLDMVAIPDFLGAMENYGLVTYQESALLFDEQNSAAANKQMVSTAVTHELAHQWFGNLVTMEWWTHLWLNEGFATWVSYLATDSLFPEWKVWTQFVDESARGLKLDGLEESHPIEVEINHAAEVDEIFDAISYRKGASIIRMLQSYLGAECFQSLASYIRKHASSNTFTEDLWAALEEISGEPVNKLMNSWTQQMGYPVISVKVKDQKLQFDQTQFYSSGSQGDGQWIVPITLCCGSYDVHKRFLLRNKSESLDIKEFLGCSLAEKGCRSANNKNNALCSWIKVNLDQTGFYRVIYSDELLPALRNVIEKKDLSATDRYGILDDSFALSMARQQSFASLLTLLDAYREELDYTVLSNLIAICYKLARIAADAVPELLNLIKQSFISLFQYSAEKLGWEPKPGESHLDSMLRGEILTALAVFGHDPTINEASRRFREFLDNRNTPVLPPDIRKAVYVAVMQRVSMSNRWGYESLLRVYREADLSEEKNRIIKSLASCPDPSIVLEVLNLLLSSEVRLQDAARGLSSVSSEGRETALTWLKDNWEHISKTWGSGFVIASFVSAVVSPLASFEKVKEVDEFFKVHPTPSITRTLKQSIERVQINAKWVQSVQGETDLADVLNELAYRKD
- the LOC103454499 gene encoding aminopeptidase M1-like isoform X1, translated to MEQFKGQPRLPKFAVPKRYSIRLKPDLIACKFAGSVSIDLDIVSDTRFIALNAAELSVDAASVSFTHSSKIFKPSKVEIFDEDGVLVLEFGETLPIGLGVLAIGFEGILNDKMKGFFRSTYEHNSEKKNMAVTQFQPVDARRCFPCWDEPAWKATFKIILDDVPSELVALSNMPVGEEKVDGHMKTVTYQESPIMSTYLVAIVVGLFDYIEDHTSDGVIVRVYCPVGKADQGKFALDLAVRTLEFYKDYFSVPYSLPKLDMVAIPDFLGAMENYGLVTYQESALLFDEQNSAAANKQMVSTAVTHELAHQWFGNLVTMEWWTHLWLNEGFATWVSYLATDSLFPEWKVWTQFVDESARGLKLDGLEESHPIEVEINHAAEVDEIFDAISYRKGASIIRMLQSYLGAECFQKSLASYIRKHASSNTFTEDLWAALEEISGEPVNKLMNSWTQQMGYPVISVKVKDQKLQFDQTQFYSSGSQGDGQWIVPITLCCGSYDVHKRFLLRNKSESLDIKEFLGCSLAEKGCRSANNKNNALCSWIKVNLDQTGFYRVIYSDELLPALRNVIEKKDLSATDRYGILDDSFALSMARQQSFASLLTLLDAYREELDYTVLSNLIAICYKLARIAADAVPELLNLIKQSFISLFQYSAEKLGWEPKPGESHLDSMLRGEILTALAVFGHDPTINEASRRFREFLDNRNTPVLPPDIRKAVYVAVMQRVSMSNRWGYESLLRVYREADLSEEKNRIIKSLASCPDPSIVLEVLNLLLSSEVRLQDAARGLSSVSSEGRETALTWLKDNWEHISKTWGSGFVIASFVSAVVSPLASFEKVKEVDEFFKVHPTPSITRTLKQSIERVQINAKWVQSVQGETDLADVLNELAYRKD